Part of the Triticum aestivum cultivar Chinese Spring chromosome 4D, IWGSC CS RefSeq v2.1, whole genome shotgun sequence genome is shown below.
GTCTAGGAAGGGTAAATAATAGTGGGTAATATTCCTAGTTTCAGTGTCATTAATCTAGTGATCTTTTATCAAAGCAGGGAAACTAAAGGAAGTGTCTAGCATGATGAGATTGTCATACATAGACTGTCAATTTGCACACCAAGGACCACTCCAAATAGTACTAGCATTGCCATTACGGATTTGAATAGAGCAGATTTAGGGGTATTACCATTGCATCTGCACAAGGAAGTCAGCCTTCAACTTTTTTACTGCTGTGCTATCTTGTTGGAAGACAATTCTCCATGCTGCTGCAGTTAAAAGAAAGAGATTAACAGCCATGTGATCCCTAACACCAAGGACTCCATCTTGGGATTAAATATCTATGAGATGATTATAGACAGTAAGAAAAACCAGAAGCCATCAAAGACAAGAACACTTGATTGTTTACTTCTAGTTTATTTCTTTTGCTTGGTTCTGTGCATTTCTTTAGGTGTTTAGGTTGATGATATGTTTCAAATTTTAATTCTGGTAAATGAAACAACACATTTTAATTTACTTGCACAATTATCTTCCACGAGTATTTGGTAGCTACATCAACTCGCAAATCTGAAGCAAACATTTATGAGATACAGGAAGGAAAATCAGAAGTATCAAAGACTTGGCACttgttagtttagtttagtttcaTTTTGCTTAGTTCTGTGCATTTCTTAACTGTTTATGTTGTTGTGCTTTAAAAAAAATCCGGTAGATGAAGCACTAAATATTAAATTAGTTGCACAAATATTAAACACCAGATTTGAACTTAACTTGTCTTAGACCATGTACAATGCTAGATGTTAGAGAGGTGGTTGTAAAAATAAACCTGTTTTCAATTAAGCACCGGTGCTTGTTTCTATAGCAGAGGTGCCTAACTAAGCAtctgtggtaaactaacaagcgcTGGTGCTTAAGGAAACATTTTGTTTTCACAAGAATCTCTCTGAGCACCTTGCATTTTATATGGCCTTACGAGTCTAAAAGTAAAAGTTTGAAGCCTGGGTAGGAACTCTTCTCTGCCCAAGCTTCTTAAATAATCTTCATAATTATGGGCAAGACAGCAGGTCTAATATAGGAAGGGTGAATAATAGTACTccttccgtccggaaatacttgtcatcaagatgaataaaagggaatgtatctagatgtattttagttctagatacatccctttttatccattttgatgacaagtatttccggacggagggagtaggttgtaTAAGGATTTCATAAGCACTTTTATTAGGAAAAAACACAACTACTAGTGTACTTCCAGATTAACTGACCATCCTGATTACCATAATTCATAGGAGTTGAAAGAATGCCATTACAGAAACTAGGAGAAAACAAAGTGTTAATAAGATTAATATTCCAAGTTTCAGAGTCATGAATCAAGAGATCTTTTAGGCAAGCAAGGGATATTAAAGTAAGTGTCTAGAACGATGGGATTGCCATGTATAGATTGACAGTTTGCACACCAAGGACTACTAGAAATACTAGAATTGCATTAGACAAATTATCCTTGATTTTAAAAATTGAAGGCCAGAAAGCAGATTTAGGATTTAGGGTTTAGGGTCTAGAAATACTAGAATTGCATTATTTTCCCAAAATGTGATCAAACCATTAGAAAACAACTCGTATGGCCTTTCCATGAGGGTAgcgcatgtaccttttctttttGCGATCACGCATCTAACGTTGAAAATGCCCCTGGTATACATGTTATGACTGCTGACCTTGGCAAAATGTAGCTGTggcaaaagtgtgatgatcaaagTGCCCTGCAAGGACGCCTAGAAAATAAGACTCACATGTGTGTACCAGAGCGCTGACAAACTATTAGCAGGTCAAGAAACAGTAGCTATGAACAAAACAAAATGGCTAATATTGTCAAAACGTGCTTCAAAGCACATTGGCGAGAATGGTGGTTTGTGGTACGGTTTGCAGAACACAGGATTACAGCATGAGCCCACTTGAATCTTACAGGACTGAACCACAGTAGGGAACAAAAAGATTCTTTCCACAAGGTTTGATTGGATGATGTTTTTCCTAAGATGTGTAGGAGTCATTTGGGAAAATCCTGTAGGAGTCAATCCTACAATTCAAACACCTCACATCTCAATTTGTTTTGTTATTAAAATAATTTACTATTACCAAGTGTAGCCTGCACTAACCGAATGTTGTTGATtaaaacattaactctttactgtTTGTGCGGGCCTCAAATGTTTTTTCCTTGTTGACAAATTTCAAATATCCATATTTTATAATTACCATCCATTCCAAATCAAACTTCTTTAAGTTTGACTAAAGCTATTGACTCTAAATGAACATGGAAAATGATTTATAAACATCTTGAAACTGAGGTGTACCACAACATATTCATGTAGCGCAAAGTTTGGGCCATACATACAGTGGTATAGTACATATAGGTTAACAAAAAATGCTGAATAAAACAGAGATGTGGACAAACACATGCCTCAGGGAGACTATAGTGCCTCCCAAGATCCAACCGACAGAAGAGATATCATTTAGCTTCCATCAACCATCGGACTTTCCCTCCACCGGCCTCCGTCCCCCCCTCACCTGCGAGTCGCGTCGCCTCCACCTAGCAAAAATCGACTGGAACACCCGCCTATTTTCAGACAACTGAAGAATAGCAAATATACCACGAAAGTCATCAGACAGACATGGATGGATACATCACCTGACAATATACACTAGTACGTAGTATATATTTGCGTAAAACATGGAAGAAGAAACACCAGATCTCCATCCGTCGAGATCGATTGATTTGCACCCTAAGACCTGCGGATCTGGAGCGGGGTGGGTGCACAGGAACTGATGCACATGTACGAACCCCCCGAACCGTCGGCATCTTCCCAGCGCCGGCCCTCTGTTGTGTTCCACGGCTCTGGAACGGCGACCATAAGGGTGTAAAGAGATCAGGGAAACCATAAGGGTGTACCTTGTGGACCTCGAACCGGTATCGTCGATGGCGGAGTCAAGCCCCGGAAGCGCGCGGCACCGTTGATTTGGTGAAGTGAAAGGGTTGTACTGTACACAAGTCTGAGATGCGGGAGCCAACGAATTAAGCATGCGTTGTCGGGAAAGGATAGCCTACCTGTATTGTGATGAATACCGTACGTGATCGATTATATATGCTGGCGCACGGCGAGGTGCATGCCATGGGCGGCACACGACACGGAAGCGGGCACGGTCCTAGGAGCTCCGGCCCACTGATGATGACAAGGCCGCAAAGGAAGACCGCCATGGTTCGAGTCGATCTATATATTATTCTTGTGCCGGTtctagtgcatgcatgcatgcagagaTAAAAGAAAAGAGATGGTGTATGTCAGTACGTTTGAGTGTCCAAATTTTAATCTCaaaattttatttctatttaaaaTCTTACAATTTTCAGCGGAACCCCCCTTGAAAAAAAACTCAATACATTCATTGAACGGGGCCAAAAAAAATCCTAGTAGTATAATTCATTTCTCTCAAAAATCTGCAAGCGTCTAACAGAATCAGGAGAGTAATACATGACGCAAAAAATCATAGTATACACACAAGCGAGTTTGGCATGTACCAATGCAAGAACTTAAACCACTATATCTGGAGGAGAAAACCACACCGATTTCCAATCTAGGAACTCCGGGAAGGTTGTGGCCCTCGTGATGGTGACGTCGTGTTCATCAAGGAAGTAGTAGCCGAATTCTTCAGATGCCTCCTCACAACCATGAATCGATTTTGAGAAGTCATCACCTATGAAGAGCGTGCATGTTGTAACAGCCTGCACCCACGAGCCCATGTGCAGATCTGCCTCTAGGATGTCGACGTCAGAATCATCATCGACCTCGCTATCGGTTATGAACTCGCGACCGAGCCTCGTGGAATGGTTTGGTATAAAACGTCGGCGCCTTATCATGAGTAGCTTGCCACCTGACTCAAGGAGATATCTTACGGTTATGATGTAATCCATGAATTCGTTCTCCTCGACGTCATCGGGATTCGAGCAATATCCGTCCAGATCTACGTCCTCCAGATTGTTTtctacttcattgtcatcgtcGGATTCCTTGTCGCTCGTGCTTTCcgtatcttcatcatcatcctcgatACTTGATGTCTCGCTGCTttccatatcatcatcatcatcatcatcatcatcatcatcatcctcgatACTTGATGTCTCGCTGCTttccatatcatcatcatcatcatcatcatcatcatcatcatcactcaatGTCTCTTTGTACTCCGATGCTTCTTCACCCCCAAGACTCGATGTCTCTTTGTACTCCGATGCTTCTTCACCCCCAAGACTCGATGTCTCTTTGTACTCCGATGCTTCTTCACCCCCAAGACTCGATGCCTCGCTCGGCTCCACCACTTCATCATCCTCACTGCCCGACACTTCTGATTCGTCTTCATTGTCCTCCTGCTCGTCCCCCTCGTCGTGAGCTAGGAAGTGTTTGATAACATATTTAGCACTTCTTACCATTGGACATCCATCTTCTCTCTGACCAATTTCTAACTCGATAAGTTGTTCATCCGAGGTGACCCCATAGAGATTGCCCTCAAGGAACGCAATGTCACAAATACGAGCAAATGGTAACGCTCGGCGCTTGGGCAACCATGTGCCGGATTTCCCAGGGCGGCACAATATAATCCGGCGATCCCTCATGTTAGTGGTCACGGCAACAAGATCATCTTGGGTGGAGCTCATAAGCAGCTTTCTGACCTTGAACTCATCAGGAACCCTGCCGATGACGGAGTCCAACCCGGGGAGGGGCACTGTTGTGTTGGAGAAAGGGTTATGCAACATGTAGCTCCGCGGACCACCATTGGCGTCGCCGTCGGCGTGGCAGACGAGGGCGAGCCAGCTGCCGCTGGCGCCTATGAGCTTGGTGTTTTCGGGGAAGGGGGACCATCTGTGGAGGTAATAGTTGGGAAGGGTGACAAAGGTGCCATCTGAGTGGACGATCCACGGTAGCTGCGGCGTATCGACGTGGTCGTGCATGGCAGAGCGCCACGAGCGGCAGACGGCGCGGAAGCGGGCACGGTCGGCGGGGAGCGGGAGGAGAGCGATGACCAGGCCTAAGAGGTCCGGCGGGAGGTCGGTCAATGTAAAAGGCTGCGAAGTCGACGCCGCCATGGGTCAACTCGATCGATAAGCTGCTCTCCTCTGCTCTGAGGGTGGTCGTAATCGATCGTACTGCTGCCGCCGATACAAATTTGTGTGGCCTGTTAATATATAGTGCTGCCGCCGATCTGGAGCCGTGCGTATCGGAATCGGAAAGGAGATCTAATCCGTTCCGGACACGGCTACGTACGATCGTCCCCGGATTGCCCGCATCGACAAGGGGAAAGATGAAAGTAAATCCTCCCtccaaaaaaggaaaaataaaaaacagcTGGAATTGTTCGATCGGCGTACTTGGATTAAGCCAGGCACTCGTTCAATTGAACGTGGACGTGACGCTTCTTTCTCAGGCTCTAGTGGCATGGGTGCTATTCTACGTGATGATCATGGTTTTTTCATTGCAGCTGGTACCGTGGGCTTTCATGGTATGCCTTTTGAACACGATACACACGCAGACGCTTATACACACACCCCTATGGACGCATGCACGCACACACTATCAAtat
Proteins encoded:
- the LOC123100825 gene encoding protein Ycf2 — translated: MAASTSQPFTLTDLPPDLLGLVIALLPLPADRARFRAVCRSWRSAMHDHVDTPQLPWIVHSDGTFVTLPNYYLHRWSPFPENTKLIGASGSWLALVCHADGDANGGPRSYMLHNPFSNTTVPLPGLDSVIGRVPDEFKVRKLLMSSTQDDLVAVTTNMRDRRIILCRPGKSGTWLPKRRALPFARICDIAFLEGNLYGVTSDEQLIELEIGQREDGCPMVRSAKYVIKHFLAHDEGDEQEDNEDESEVSGSEDDEVVEPSEASSLGGEEASEYKETSSLGGEEASEYKETSSLGGEEASEYKETLSDDDDDDDDDDDDMESSETSSIEDDDDDDDDDDDDMESSETSSIEDDDEDTESTSDKESDDDNEVENNLEDVDLDGYCSNPDDVEENEFMDYIITVRYLLESGGKLLMIRRRRFIPNHSTRLGREFITDSEVDDDSDVDILEADLHMGSWVQAVTTCTLFIGDDFSKSIHGCEEASEEFGYYFLDEHDVTITRATTFPEFLDWKSVWFSPPDIVV